GCCGTCGCTGCGCCATCCAATAACCAGCGCAAGAGCAGCGGTCTGATGCAGGACGATGCCCCTCCGCAGCGCGTCGTCAAGTCCATTCCGGTCGAGGTCATTCTTCGCGGTTACCGTTCGTCAGTCCAGCAATACGCCGCCATTTCCCACTATGAGGAactcgccggcgccatccTAGAAGACTACCCTCGAGACCCTCCCGCCTCCCAAAGGCGATACAAGTCCGAACTGCGCGACCCAGCCTTGACACGCCGGCGAAAGCTCAGCCCCGAAGAGCGCGCTCTCGTCAACCGTGCCGATGGCGGCGAACACTGGGTCAAGGTCACATTCGAGAGCACCGAGGCTGCCAACGACGCCATCTACGCCAGTCCCCAGCGGATTCTGGGCTACCTCGTCTTTGCCGAGCAGTACAGAGGCATCCCGCCCGCCAAGGATGAGGCGTGCCCGGATGTCGACAGCATCATGGACAGCGAGTTTGAGCGAGCCCAAAGCATGCCCGCCACCATGGGCACGCCCCGTCGAAAGagcaccaacaacaacagcctgCCTCCGATGCTGCACAGCCGACTGATAGACATGTCGCCGTCGGAATCAAAATCGTCAAGCCAAACCCTCGACACGGCCACGCTGACGCCGTCGCACACGTCCTCGGCCACCATGCAGGAAGCACCCGGCGTGAGCTCAGGCGTGGAACCCATGGAgctgcaagaagaagacggcatATTTTGCCGCCGCATCCCCACCGCCCGTCGAGCCCGCCTGCTCCCCGCCGAACAGGCTCTTCTGCCGCAGCAGTCCGTCATGCAGCGCTTCGTCAATGCCGTCCCGTTTATCAAGTGGTTCAGCGGCAGCATGATTGGCAACGAGGTGCCGCGAACGGAAACAGGCGAGTTCGACTGGGGGCGCGCCAGTCTGTACTGGAAGATTATCTGGTGGCTAGATGCCACATTTGGCCTGTTCAGGGGCGACGTCTACAGCGTTGACAAGGACGACTAGAAGCTTCCTTTTGGTCAGCCGTGGCAGTAAATAGCTTTGCATCAGGCGGCAACTGCGTTTAcgagtttcttttttttttttacgaAAAGGCCGCCAGAGTTGGCGGTATTCAATTGCATCATTGTCGGCGTTGATGGCGCAGGACCAATCTATCATGGGGGAGGGGGCAATAAAGTTGCTCATAAAATGCTATACCAGCGACTTGTATTTCTAGGACAAGCGAATAAAGTCCACCTTTGCAAAACGCCGCGCACCGTCGGAACCACGTATCCATCCATCCTGCCGGGGACTTGGGCGCAACTGCTGCATCTCCATTGTTGTCAATTACGGCCCGGTGTCCCTCTTCCTGTCAGGCTAACCATGCCGCTACATGCAAGACCAATACCGCTCGGTGATGGGCAAGTGAAGTGAAGTGAAACAATTTGTAATGGTAGTCGTACAGCCCGGAAACCCataaaggaaaaaaaacgCTCACGAATCCTCCCACGTGTCTGCCGCagtctcctcctcctcctcttggcTGGGGTGCCTCTCCCTTGTCAAGTCTGAACTCGACCTCGTGCGTCCCCTGgtcgcgtcgtcgtcgtcgtgctCGCCCCTCTGCTCGTCGGGCTGCCGCTCATGCTCGCCGTCCCTGGGCGCGTCCGCGGGCGGCTCCTCCACGGCGCCGAGCGACTCAAACGTCACGTCGGCGGGGACCCGGCGTATCGGCTGCGGCGAGAAGGGCCTCGCGCCGCGCGGTCGGTTAAAATCGGCGGAAAACACGCTGTCCGCGTCTCCGGCGCCGGCCCCGACGCCGTTGTGCCTCTGGCTCTGCTCCGTGGCCAGCGCCGCGAGGGACTGGTACCGCTCCGACTCCATCAGCAGGCTGTCGCCCCTCCCGTGGGCCGGGcgcgcggcggcgtcggacGCCGAGTCGGCCAGGATGCTCCTGGGCGGCAGGATGGAGAAGAGGGTGGCGGAGGCGTCTGCGGCCCccggggcggcggcgtggccgcccgcgtcctcggcggcgaagaGGTCGACGCCCTTGTCGAGcaggtcgtcgaggccgccgccggtcCAGCCCTTGCGCGCCAGGCTCTCGAAGATGTCGACCTCGGCGCGGACCAGGCTGCAGCTCGCGTCGACGATGCGGGCGCTCGTGTCCTGGCTCTCGCGGAGCAGGGCGCGGGCGTGGTCGGCGTGCAGGGTGGTCAGGCCGTCCAGCTTGCGCGTGAGGTCGACCAGGTGGGCGCGGAAGCGGGCGACGTcgcggcggcgctggcggtgCAGCTTCAGGCCCTCCTTCTCCAGGCGCTTGACCTCTCTGCTCTGGGCCTTGATGCGGGCCTGGTAcgtctcctcctcgtcgtcgatgacggTCTGCCACTTGTCCAGGTCGTGCAGGAGGGGCACCTCGAAGGAGCGGTAGACGGTCTCGGACAGGatctggtggtggttggcgatgAGGTGGTGCACGCCCGAGGCGGAGAGGAGCGTGTCGGCGGTGCAGGCGCCCTTGGCGGTGGTGAAGCTGGCCGtcatggcggcgccggcggcgtggtgGCCGATGGGCTCGGCGCGCGACTCCTTGAGGCGGGCGCAGGATTCGAGGGCCGCGGCAAAGGACGAGGCGGCCGTGGAGAGGGTcgcgagggcgaggcggtACGACTTGGCCGAGGCGACGAGGTCCGCGTAGGCGAGGTGGGAGGATTCGAGGTCTTGCTTGGTGAGGACGGCGTGCGAGGGCCGCGGCGCGGGCGGGAGCGGGAGGTTGAAGCTGGAGAGCGGGTTGGCCGTCGATGCGATGGAGTAGACGGGCGAGCCGGGCACGGGGGGGAGCtgggacggcgtcggcgagggcggaCGCGAGGGGTTGGGGGAGGGCATCGCCGGTTGCGTCGTGTGCCTCGCGGCGTTgagttggtggtggaggtTTCAGCAAGGCGTCGGACGTGGGTGCGGTCGAGGTTGCGGGATGGAGAGCGGGTCGACTGTGGACAACGGCCCCCCCTGCGAGGACATGGGATCGAGGATGGGGGTTGAGGGTTGAGAGTTCGAGGTGAGCAGATGAGCTCTCGGTAtaggttcaatgttgtccaACGACGAAGATTAAAAGTGCTTGCATGTCACGTTCATGTTGACAGGTGCCTGCGGGTCCCGAAGGTCCAGATGCAAGCGCCACATGACGGCTCCCTGCATGTGCTGGGTGTGGGACAGGGCAGACAGGGCACCTACACATTCCACgtgcatcaattgatcccgATTGTGCATTGTTCCGTGAGGTCTCACTCTAGCCCAAGACATTGTTTAGATGCCTCTTCCCATCTTATTCCGCGTCTTGCTTCATTTGATAGAAGCACGCAGTATTACTACCCCGTATGCACGATTAAAAACGGGGTGATGCGTTAATGTCTAGTCGCACGCGATAGCCTCCAGTACCATGTCCATAATCATAAAAACTCTATAAACTGCCCCAGGGTCCGCGACCGCTGCGGATGCCCCTCGCGCAGATCCCTTCAATTGCATGTAGATGCTCTCTGTCATGGCCGTATCAACCCCTTCGGTGGTATGCTCTGGGCTATAACCCGGCATAGTAGTAGTTGAGGCGGAGTCGTTACGGAACCGATCCGGAGCCTGTATCGTCAAGTGAGTGAGCTGTGTGCCGTCGAGTCAAGGCAAGGGTTTGTTGTGAATGTGTCACTGATATTGACGTGCCGTTTTGGCTCCACGGCCAGGGCCTCGGGCTCGGGCTCGGGCCACGACCCGGCGGACACGCGCCATGACCCGTCGGGTCAAACCTTTGGCCATTGTTGGGTCAAGTTCTTTACAGCGGGTTTGTCAAGTTTGGGTTCAATTTGACTGCTTGAGCCCATGTTAGTAAGTGACAGGTTACGGTGCTTTGAGGAGCTCTACAGCGGCAAGGACTGGCGAGTGATTTCGTTGGTTCGCCGCGTTAACTTGTTCACTTGTAATTATACAATGCTCAAGGATGGGCGGGAGGTGGTGATGGGAGACGGCAAGGCAAGGACTCGTGGAACGCCGACGAGCGTAGACCTTGATAATATATACTATGTGGTATTATTTATGGTTTTTAAAGCAAGTCACGATCAGgaattatattttacttgCACGTAATTAATAGCTGAGGCCATGACAAGATGACCTTGAATGGCGTGCCGCGATAAATCACGAATCATGTTAGTGTTGAACCAGACGTATTAAAACGTGTGTACTTGTACCGTATTCCGTGGTTTATTCCCGTTTTTTTGGGCGCAAGTATAATCAACATGTCATGTTACTGGTGTCATACGTGCAGGCTGCATGCACAATAATTTGGATcaagtaagaaaaaaaaaattaaaaactttaCAATACTCTAGATGCTCGCTTCAAACACAAATCGCTATGCTTCAGACCACCCTCCCGTCAAGCACCTGGCCCGCACTTCCACGAGCAAGCCCTGTGCAGAAACGGAACCGCCCGCTCGTCCTCAGCCAAACTCAAAGGCCGCACTGACACCGTGTTCCCGTAGACCTCCCGCGTGCTAATCTCGCGCCACTCTACCCACTCGAGAGGC
The DNA window shown above is from Metarhizium brunneum chromosome 1, complete sequence and carries:
- the NUP53 gene encoding Nucleoporin NUP53 encodes the protein MAPLILHNVPDEECYVGDDGIKRPYAMYFNQNDAHTGTSRSRRSVAETGSFGKSTRRSRSRTGTPARSRENPTLAAADKLFGDWVSNQAAVAAPSNNQRKSSGLMQDDAPPQRVVKSIPVEVILRGYRSSVQQYAAISHYEELAGAILEDYPRDPPASQRRYKSELRDPALTRRRKLSPEERALVNRADGGEHWVKVTFESTEAANDAIYASPQRILGYLVFAEQYRGIPPAKDEACPDVDSIMDSEFERAQSMPATMGTPRRKSTNNNSLPPMLHSRLIDMSPSESKSSSQTLDTATLTPSHTSSATMQEAPGVSSGVEPMELQEEDGIFCRRIPTARRARLLPAEQALLPQQSVMQRFVNAVPFIKWFSGSMIGNEVPRTETGEFDWGRASLYWKIIWWLDATFGLFRGDVYSVDKDD
- the IVY1 gene encoding Protein IVY1, which gives rise to MPSPNPSRPPSPTPSQLPPVPGSPVYSIASTANPLSSFNLPLPPAPRPSHAVLTKQDLESSHLAYADLVASAKSYRLALATLSTAASSFAAALESCARLKESRAEPIGHHAAGAAMTASFTTAKGACTADTLLSASGVHHLIANHHQILSETVYRSFEVPLLHDLDKWQTVIDDEEETYQARIKAQSREVKRLEKEGLKLHRQRRRDVARFRAHLVDLTRKLDGLTTLHADHARALLRESQDTSARIVDASCSLVRAEVDIFESLARKGWTGGGLDDLLDKGVDLFAAEDAGGHAAAPGAADASATLFSILPPRSILADSASDAAARPAHGRGDSLLMESERYQSLAALATEQSQRHNGVGAGAGDADSVFSADFNRPRGARPFSPQPIRRVPADVTFESLGAVEEPPADAPRDGEHERQPDEQRGEHDDDDATRGRTRSSSDLTRERHPSQEEEEETAADTWEDS